From Campylobacter lari, the proteins below share one genomic window:
- a CDS encoding phosphoribosyltransferase, producing the protein MYYYAYEEFQKEIIPFTRKIKEEFNPDVLLAIARGGMTLGHFLAEGMGNRNLFSLNSIHYEDTQKLDTIKIFNIPDLSSYKKVLLVDDIIDSGETMIEIKRVLSQKFPHLELKVASVFYKTSALLIPEFYIKEAKEWIDFFWSIKI; encoded by the coding sequence ATGTATTATTATGCTTATGAAGAATTTCAAAAAGAAATTATCCCTTTTACGCGCAAAATAAAAGAGGAATTTAATCCCGATGTTTTACTTGCTATAGCAAGAGGTGGTATGACTTTAGGCCATTTTTTAGCAGAAGGTATGGGTAATAGAAATTTATTTTCTTTAAATTCTATCCATTATGAAGATACTCAAAAATTAGATACGATTAAAATTTTTAATATTCCTGATCTTAGTTCATATAAAAAAGTTCTTTTGGTAGATGATATCATAGATAGTGGTGAAACTATGATAGAAATTAAGAGAGTCTTAAGTCAAAAGTTTCCTCATTTAGAGCTTAAAGTAGCAAGTGTTTTTTACAAAACTTCAGCATTATTAATCCCTGAATTTTATATTAAAGAAGCTAAAGAATGGATTGATTTTTTCTGGAGTATTAAAATTTAG
- the fumC gene encoding class II fumarate hydratase, with protein sequence MEYRIEHDTMGEIKVPNDKYWGAQTERSFENFKIGCEKMPKVLIYAFANLKKSLALVNNKLGKLDDVKKNAIVQACDEIVAGKFDDNFPLAIWQTGSGTQSNMNMNEVIANRATEIMGGDFRKEKLVHPNDHVNMSQSSNDTFPTAMSIVSVEQVEKKLIPALDELIATFEKKVKEFEGIIKIGRTHLQDATPLTLAQEFSGYLSMLLHSKEQIIASLPTLRELAIGGTAVGTGLNAHPELSEKVSEELSKLIGTKFISSPNKFHALTSHDAINFTHGAMKGLAANLMKIANDIRWLASGPRCGLGELNIPENEPGSSIMPGKVNPTQCEALTMVAVQVMGNDATIGFAASQGNFELNVFKPVIIYNFLQSLDLLADAMHSFNIHCAVGIEPNKEKIDHNLHNSLMLVTALNPHIGYENAAKVAKNAHKKGISLKESAMELGLVSEEDFAKFVDPTKMIGVKK encoded by the coding sequence ATGGAATACAGAATCGAACACGATACTATGGGAGAGATTAAAGTTCCTAATGATAAATATTGGGGAGCACAAACTGAAAGAAGTTTTGAAAATTTTAAAATTGGTTGTGAAAAAATGCCAAAAGTTTTAATTTATGCTTTTGCAAATCTTAAAAAATCTTTGGCTTTAGTAAATAATAAACTTGGCAAATTAGATGATGTTAAAAAAAATGCTATCGTGCAAGCTTGCGATGAAATTGTAGCAGGAAAATTTGACGATAATTTCCCATTAGCAATATGGCAAACAGGTTCAGGCACTCAAAGCAATATGAATATGAATGAAGTTATAGCAAACCGTGCAACTGAAATTATGGGTGGAGATTTTAGAAAAGAAAAGCTTGTTCATCCAAATGATCATGTAAATATGAGTCAAAGTTCAAATGATACTTTTCCAACTGCTATGAGTATAGTTTCGGTAGAGCAAGTAGAGAAAAAACTTATCCCTGCTTTAGATGAGCTTATTGCAACTTTTGAAAAAAAAGTAAAAGAATTTGAAGGAATTATTAAAATAGGAAGAACTCACCTTCAAGATGCTACACCACTTACCCTAGCTCAAGAATTTAGCGGATATCTTTCTATGTTACTTCACTCAAAAGAGCAAATCATCGCTTCTTTACCTACATTAAGAGAACTTGCAATAGGTGGAACGGCTGTTGGCACAGGATTAAATGCTCATCCAGAACTTAGTGAAAAAGTAAGCGAAGAATTAAGCAAGCTAATAGGCACTAAATTTATTTCAAGTCCAAATAAATTCCATGCCCTAACAAGCCATGATGCAATTAATTTTACTCATGGAGCCATGAAAGGCTTAGCTGCAAATTTAATGAAAATAGCAAATGATATTAGATGGCTAGCAAGTGGTCCTAGATGTGGTCTTGGGGAATTAAACATACCTGAAAATGAGCCAGGAAGTTCTATCATGCCAGGCAAGGTTAATCCTACCCAATGCGAAGCTTTAACTATGGTTGCAGTGCAAGTTATGGGAAATGATGCAACTATTGGCTTTGCAGCAAGCCAAGGAAATTTCGAGCTTAATGTTTTCAAACCTGTGATTATTTATAACTTCTTGCAAAGCCTTGATTTATTAGCTGATGCTATGCATTCATTTAATATCCATTGTGCTGTTGGTATAGAGCCAAATAAAGAAAAAATAGATCATAATTTACATAATTCTTTAATGCTAGTAACTGCACTAAATCCGCATATTGGCTATGAAAATGCAGCTAAAGTAGCAAAAAATGCTCATAAAAAAGGTATTTCTTTAAAAGAAAGTGCTATGGAACTTGGCTTAGTAAGCGAAGAAGACTTTGCTAAATTTGTAGATCCTACAAAAATGATAGGAGTAAAAAAATAA
- a CDS encoding molybdopterin guanine dinucleotide-containing S/N-oxide reductase, whose translation MSLTRRKFLKGLAATSAVASVNPLMAAQTKFYDTKKIPHATHFGAFWAEVNSEGKIVKVTPQKSDKHPSVITDAIIDRTYSDTRVKYPCVRKSFLEGKKRPKLRGKEPFVRVSWEKALELVLEKLKETPIENLFNASYGAWGHVGLLHNCNSVAGRFFNTALGGHIGTDGEYSNGAAGKVNASIVGDLEVYSLQTSHEVILENTQVYVLWGADLYKCNQIDFKVANRGNDDYYKKYSKSKIKFITIDPQYTQTAEILNAQWIKIRPNTDVALMLGMMNYLYKSGKYDKKFIEKYTDGFDKFLPYLLGKTDGIDKTPAWAANITGVEEKVITALADTFVKNRTFLAGNWAMQRAHHGEQADWTLMVLASMIGQVGLPGGGFGFSMHYSGGGQAFSGVRLPVGLPQGKNNLDTNIPASRVSEAILNPGKTVKFKGKEITYPKIKLMYVVGASVLGHHPNTNELIKALRTLDTLIVHEPWWTPMAKMADIVLPSTTTLERDDISFGGSYSQDYVYAMKKVIEPYFESRNDYDIFEELAKRIGEREHKKFTGNKTKQQWLEGFYGRSDCPYYMEFADFWKQGFIHFEPPKEAYNFVRHSEFRADPVANKLATESGKIQIYSPKFEKYNLDDFKAHPTWFEPAEWLGNEKLVKKYPFHLVSPHPRYRVHSQLDNTWVRDLYKIQGREPVMINTNDAKKLGITHGEVVEVYNDRGSLLAGAFVTDNIMEGVISIQEGAWYDPEDVSDSKPRCNAGHVNVLTSSRPTSTMAQATSVNTCLVGIKKLKEVIKPYNSTTPPEIIGA comes from the coding sequence ATGAGTTTAACAAGAAGAAAATTCTTAAAAGGTCTTGCTGCAACTTCAGCAGTTGCTTCCGTTAATCCTTTAATGGCAGCACAAACAAAATTTTACGATACTAAAAAAATTCCTCATGCAACTCACTTTGGTGCTTTTTGGGCTGAAGTAAATTCAGAAGGAAAAATAGTAAAAGTTACTCCACAAAAATCTGATAAACATCCTTCAGTAATAACTGATGCTATTATCGATAGAACTTATTCAGACACTAGGGTAAAGTATCCTTGTGTTAGAAAAAGCTTTTTAGAAGGTAAAAAAAGACCTAAATTAAGAGGTAAAGAACCTTTTGTAAGAGTAAGTTGGGAGAAAGCTTTAGAGCTTGTATTGGAAAAATTAAAAGAAACCCCTATTGAAAATTTATTTAATGCAAGTTATGGTGCATGGGGACATGTAGGTTTATTGCACAATTGTAACTCAGTAGCAGGAAGATTTTTTAACACCGCTTTAGGTGGCCATATTGGCACTGATGGTGAGTATAGTAATGGTGCTGCTGGTAAAGTAAATGCTAGCATAGTAGGAGATTTGGAAGTTTATTCTTTACAAACTTCTCATGAAGTTATTTTGGAAAACACTCAGGTTTATGTTTTATGGGGAGCTGATCTTTATAAATGTAATCAAATTGATTTTAAAGTTGCAAATCGTGGTAATGATGATTATTATAAAAAATACAGCAAATCAAAAATTAAATTTATAACTATCGATCCTCAATATACTCAAACAGCAGAAATTTTAAATGCCCAGTGGATTAAGATTCGTCCAAATACTGATGTTGCTTTAATGCTTGGTATGATGAATTATTTATATAAAAGTGGAAAATATGATAAAAAATTCATTGAAAAATACACTGATGGTTTTGACAAATTCTTACCTTATTTGCTTGGAAAAACTGATGGTATTGATAAAACTCCAGCTTGGGCTGCAAATATTACCGGCGTTGAAGAAAAAGTTATTACTGCATTAGCAGATACTTTTGTAAAAAATAGAACCTTTTTAGCAGGTAACTGGGCTATGCAAAGAGCACACCATGGCGAGCAAGCTGATTGGACTTTAATGGTTTTAGCTTCAATGATAGGTCAAGTAGGCTTGCCTGGTGGTGGATTTGGTTTTTCTATGCATTATTCAGGTGGTGGTCAAGCATTTTCAGGTGTAAGATTACCAGTAGGTTTACCACAAGGTAAAAATAATCTTGATACTAATATTCCTGCAAGTAGAGTTTCAGAAGCTATTTTAAATCCAGGTAAAACAGTTAAATTTAAAGGTAAAGAAATCACTTATCCTAAAATTAAACTCATGTATGTAGTGGGCGCTTCTGTATTGGGCCATCATCCAAATACAAATGAACTTATCAAAGCTTTAAGAACACTTGATACATTAATTGTACATGAGCCTTGGTGGACTCCTATGGCAAAAATGGCAGATATTGTATTACCTTCAACTACAACTTTAGAAAGAGATGATATTAGCTTTGGTGGCTCTTATTCTCAAGATTATGTTTATGCTATGAAAAAAGTAATTGAGCCTTATTTTGAAAGTAGAAATGACTATGATATTTTCGAAGAATTAGCAAAAAGAATTGGCGAGAGAGAGCATAAAAAATTTACAGGTAATAAAACAAAACAACAATGGCTTGAAGGTTTTTATGGAAGAAGTGATTGTCCTTATTATATGGAATTTGCTGACTTTTGGAAACAAGGTTTTATCCATTTTGAACCACCAAAAGAAGCTTATAATTTTGTAAGACACTCTGAATTTAGAGCCGATCCTGTGGCAAATAAACTTGCAACAGAAAGTGGAAAAATCCAAATTTATTCTCCAAAATTTGAAAAATACAATTTAGATGATTTTAAAGCACATCCAACATGGTTTGAGCCTGCAGAGTGGCTGGGTAATGAAAAATTAGTTAAAAAATATCCTTTCCATTTAGTAAGTCCACATCCAAGATATAGAGTGCATTCTCAACTTGATAATACTTGGGTAAGAGATTTGTATAAAATTCAAGGTAGAGAGCCTGTGATGATTAATACAAATGATGCTAAAAAACTTGGCATTACCCACGGAGAAGTTGTAGAAGTATATAATGATCGTGGATCACTTTTAGCAGGTGCTTTTGTAACAGATAATATCATGGAAGGGGTTATTAGTATCCAAGAGGGTGCTTGGTATGACCCTGAAGATGTAAGCGATAGCAAGCCAAGATGTAATGCAGGCCATGTAAATGTTTTAACAAGCTCAAGACCAACTTCAACTATGGCTCAAGCAACTAGTGTAAATACTTGCTTAGTGGGTATTAAAAAGCTAAAAGAAGTTATAAAACCTTATAATTCAACTACACCACCAGAAATCATAGGAGCTTAA
- a CDS encoding nucleotidyltransferase, whose translation MDMQKIQKLKNSLKDYEAYCSRLFLKQGSFSFYHSKEIDRFIEDIYELVLNDFFDDFFPHNDKIPFCIIAIKQYAKMNLSIKENIDLLLIYKDIKAYNIKPLMKAFITFLNDIGLSINYQICEINGLYNIAKNELKQNILQYRYISGSKILFKQIKEKISQAQDELKEEFALKILHEFNPYYQPLIKQEFDINKNFGGLDEQLNIENLNILFKDSPKNYMLNFINEKEFSEFKLASDFLFSLKCAMNLLEGKNTNLFLIQNSQELANLMHKKEKKNLDLKSILIQKAMQSMQICGIYTHFLARCIQEKHYKENKLYEIQDNFFTHSDENENLNSILNRLLKLEDEDFIFDIKLIFALKRAKNNDENLELFKGILEKKHSFSILKLLNNANILKDFCKPLIQSKFLLEEEGVYSALDRALLCLKYFEEKDCKFDKKTLLIIKLTILLSAIHEENEISLANIYRAYVGKFQVDNELLDFGLRLFKNFNAFKDIIEKEDIYNSTIVLNFISKLNDTHTLKTLHLLSFCNAKALGIENHFYYKSLERLFQNALEGFEDENLIDESQRRVKKEQTLKRSKAFLDLDEQTQNNITHIKSNLFFIKNSFEKIIKITQIAQKENFTFWLDNQDNFTLELIMNRKNNLENILNTLSSLNLVFMSFFELFDEKVYLKFEYSDIVSDNQKQSLENLLNSKLHLKVQKKAKKPNIKKDELKLDMNYSKSYAKITLNTKDQKGLMAYVMDVLVRYDIILSAAKIQTIKERTRNVLILHKNESLQDHKDQILKSLISE comes from the coding sequence ATGGATATGCAAAAAATTCAAAAATTAAAAAATTCTTTAAAAGACTATGAAGCATATTGTTCTAGACTTTTTTTAAAGCAAGGTTCTTTTAGCTTTTACCATTCTAAAGAGATTGATCGTTTTATAGAAGATATTTATGAGCTTGTTTTAAATGATTTTTTTGATGATTTTTTTCCACATAATGACAAAATTCCTTTTTGTATTATCGCCATTAAACAATATGCTAAAATGAATTTAAGCATAAAAGAAAATATTGATTTATTGCTTATTTATAAAGATATAAAAGCTTATAATATTAAGCCTTTAATGAAAGCATTTATTACTTTTTTAAACGATATTGGTTTAAGCATTAACTATCAAATTTGTGAAATAAATGGACTTTATAATATAGCTAAAAATGAGCTTAAACAAAATATTTTACAATATCGCTATATTAGTGGTTCTAAGATTTTATTTAAACAAATCAAAGAAAAAATTTCCCAAGCTCAAGATGAGTTAAAAGAAGAATTTGCTCTAAAAATCTTGCATGAATTTAACCCTTATTATCAACCTTTAATCAAGCAAGAATTTGATATTAATAAAAATTTTGGCGGTTTAGATGAGCAACTTAATATAGAAAATTTAAATATTTTATTTAAAGATTCTCCCAAAAATTACATGCTTAATTTTATCAATGAAAAAGAATTTAGCGAATTTAAGCTTGCGAGTGATTTTTTATTTTCACTTAAATGTGCAATGAATCTTTTAGAAGGTAAAAACACAAATTTATTTTTAATACAAAATTCACAAGAACTTGCTAACTTAATGCATAAAAAAGAAAAGAAAAATTTAGATCTTAAATCCATACTCATTCAAAAAGCAATGCAAAGTATGCAAATTTGTGGAATTTATACACATTTTTTAGCAAGGTGCATCCAGGAAAAACATTATAAAGAAAATAAACTTTATGAAATACAAGATAACTTTTTTACTCATTCAGATGAAAATGAAAATTTAAATTCAATACTCAATCGACTTTTAAAACTAGAAGATGAGGATTTTATTTTTGATATTAAACTAATTTTTGCATTAAAAAGAGCAAAAAATAATGATGAAAATTTGGAGTTATTTAAAGGTATATTAGAAAAAAAACATTCTTTTAGTATTTTAAAACTACTAAACAATGCAAACATTTTAAAAGATTTTTGCAAACCATTAATTCAAAGTAAATTTTTACTCGAAGAAGAAGGTGTTTATAGCGCATTAGATAGAGCATTACTTTGCTTAAAATACTTTGAAGAAAAAGATTGCAAATTTGATAAAAAAACACTTCTAATAATAAAGCTTACCATACTTTTAAGTGCTATTCATGAAGAAAATGAAATTTCTTTAGCTAATATTTACAGAGCTTATGTTGGAAAATTCCAAGTTGATAATGAACTTTTAGATTTTGGCTTAAGATTATTTAAAAATTTCAATGCTTTTAAAGATATTATAGAAAAAGAAGATATTTATAATTCTACTATTGTATTAAATTTTATTTCCAAATTAAATGATACTCATACCCTAAAAACCTTACATCTTTTATCTTTTTGCAATGCTAAAGCTTTGGGTATAGAAAATCATTTTTATTATAAAAGTTTAGAAAGATTGTTTCAAAATGCACTAGAAGGTTTTGAGGATGAAAATTTAATTGATGAGAGTCAAAGAAGGGTAAAAAAAGAACAAACCCTAAAAAGAAGCAAGGCTTTTTTAGATCTTGATGAGCAAACTCAAAACAATATCACTCATATTAAATCTAATCTCTTTTTTATAAAAAATAGCTTTGAAAAAATTATTAAAATAACACAGATTGCGCAAAAAGAAAATTTTACTTTTTGGCTTGACAATCAAGATAATTTTACTCTAGAGCTTATAATGAATAGAAAAAATAATCTTGAAAATATACTCAACACTTTAAGTTCTTTAAATTTAGTCTTTATGAGTTTTTTTGAATTATTTGATGAAAAAGTTTATCTGAAATTTGAATATTCAGATATAGTAAGTGATAATCAAAAACAAAGTTTAGAAAATTTACTTAATTCTAAATTACATTTAAAAGTACAAAAAAAAGCAAAAAAACCAAACATTAAAAAAGATGAATTAAAATTAGACATGAATTATTCCAAAAGCTATGCCAAAATAACCTTAAACACAAAAGATCAAAAAGGTTTAATGGCTTATGTAATGGATGTGCTTGTAAGATATGATATTATCTTAAGTGCAGCAAAAATTCAAACTATAAAAGAAAGAACGCGAAATGTTTTGATTTTGCATAAAAATGAAAGCTTGCAAGATCATAAAGATCAAATTCTTAAATCACTAATAAGCGAGTAA
- a CDS encoding NCS2 family permease: protein MDFFKLKEHNSDVKTEIYAGIATFLAMIYIIPVNANIMSNSGMPLEALIVATALVTIIATTLSAFFSNTPVAMSVGMGLNAYFTFSVCNTYQIPWQSALGAVFLSGIVFTLLSFTNFRIWVIKSIPNDLRKAISAGIGTFIAFMGLVQMGIITKSEATLVGLGDFSSTKVLFGLFGLFLVFVFWAWRIKAAFILAVFVSALCAWIFGIDGARFPEQLLSMPVINGDNGLSAIFGKLDIKGALELSMIPIVLTFFITQLFDSVGTITGVGSRGKIFDDPKQGDKKLGKTLGVDAVSSAMGAVVGTSTVTAFVESSAGVEAGGRTGLTALVTAICFVFTLFLLPVFKAIPANSIYPVLVLVGVLMFMEVANINFKDKAIAVSAFFIIIMMPLTYSITTGFAFGFIAYLFMRIMQKEFDKINLGIIILSAISLLVFLLQFL from the coding sequence ATGGATTTTTTTAAACTTAAAGAGCATAATAGCGATGTAAAAACTGAAATTTATGCAGGTATTGCTACCTTTTTAGCAATGATTTATATTATACCAGTTAATGCTAATATAATGAGTAATTCAGGTATGCCACTAGAAGCTTTAATCGTAGCAACCGCTTTGGTAACTATTATAGCTACTACTTTAAGTGCTTTTTTCTCTAATACTCCTGTGGCTATGAGTGTAGGCATGGGATTAAATGCGTATTTTACTTTTAGCGTGTGTAATACTTATCAAATTCCTTGGCAAAGTGCTTTGGGGGCTGTTTTTTTATCAGGTATTGTTTTTACTTTATTATCTTTTACTAATTTTAGAATTTGGGTTATAAAAAGCATACCAAATGATCTAAGAAAAGCTATATCAGCGGGTATTGGAACTTTTATAGCTTTTATGGGACTTGTGCAAATGGGAATTATCACCAAAAGCGAAGCAACTTTAGTAGGCTTGGGAGATTTTTCAAGCACTAAAGTACTTTTTGGATTATTTGGTTTGTTTTTAGTTTTTGTTTTTTGGGCTTGGAGGATTAAAGCTGCTTTTATCTTAGCTGTTTTTGTAAGTGCTTTGTGTGCTTGGATTTTTGGTATTGATGGAGCTAGGTTTCCAGAACAACTTTTATCGATGCCAGTTATAAACGGAGATAATGGTTTAAGTGCAATATTTGGTAAGCTTGATATTAAAGGAGCTTTAGAGCTTAGTATGATTCCTATAGTGCTTACTTTTTTTATTACTCAGCTTTTTGATAGCGTAGGGACAATCACGGGCGTAGGCTCAAGAGGAAAAATATTTGATGATCCAAAACAAGGTGATAAAAAACTAGGAAAAACTTTAGGGGTAGATGCTGTTAGTTCAGCTATGGGAGCAGTTGTTGGTACCTCTACTGTAACGGCATTTGTGGAGAGTTCAGCAGGAGTTGAAGCAGGCGGTAGAACAGGTCTTACAGCTTTAGTTACTGCTATATGTTTTGTTTTCACTTTATTTTTACTACCGGTATTTAAAGCTATTCCCGCAAATTCTATTTATCCTGTATTGGTTCTTGTTGGAGTTTTAATGTTTATGGAAGTTGCAAATATTAATTTTAAAGATAAAGCAATAGCTGTGAGTGCGTTTTTTATTATTATTATGATGCCGCTGACTTATTCTATTACAACAGGCTTTGCTTTTGGTTTTATTGCGTATTTATTTATGCGTATTATGCAAAAAGAATTTGATAAAATTAATCTTGGAATTATCATTTTAAGTGCAATTTCATTATTGGTATTTTTATTACAATTTTTATAG
- the mqnE gene encoding aminofutalosine synthase MqnE — MQTIIEKLENQERLNEEEANKLWDLELFTLAKYAQKIRTNLHGKKVYFNINRHINPTNICADTCKFCAFSAHRKNPNPYTMTHEEIMKIVDETVLRDTKEIHIVSAHNKNTSWQWYLEIFKMIKEKYPFLHIKALTAAEVDFLSRAFDMSYEEVIEKMLEYGVDSMPGGGAEIFDEEVRKRICHGKVSSENWLKIHKLWHEKGKQSNATMLFGHIESRENRINHMIRLRNLQDQTSGFNAFIPLVWQQDNSFITGKKPLGSVEILKTLAIARIVLDNIKNIKAYWATMGINLAMVAQDFGANDLDGTIEKESIQSAGGAKSSNGLSLKTFIEMIQSSGYIAIERDSLYNELKIY; from the coding sequence ATGCAAACAATTATAGAAAAATTAGAAAATCAAGAAAGATTAAACGAAGAAGAGGCTAATAAACTTTGGGATTTAGAGCTTTTTACTTTAGCTAAATATGCGCAAAAAATTCGTACTAATTTGCATGGCAAAAAGGTTTATTTTAATATCAATCGACATATTAATCCTACAAATATATGTGCAGATACTTGTAAATTTTGTGCTTTTTCAGCACATAGGAAAAATCCTAATCCTTACACTATGACACATGAAGAGATAATGAAAATAGTTGATGAGACAGTTTTAAGAGATACGAAAGAAATTCATATTGTTTCAGCGCACAATAAAAATACATCATGGCAGTGGTATTTAGAAATTTTTAAAATGATTAAAGAAAAATATCCATTTTTACACATTAAAGCTCTAACTGCTGCTGAGGTTGATTTTTTAAGTAGAGCTTTTGATATGAGTTATGAAGAAGTGATAGAAAAAATGCTTGAGTATGGTGTTGATTCTATGCCAGGTGGTGGAGCTGAAATTTTTGATGAAGAAGTTAGAAAAAGAATTTGTCATGGTAAGGTAAGTAGTGAAAATTGGCTAAAAATTCACAAACTTTGGCATGAAAAAGGCAAACAAAGTAATGCTACTATGTTATTTGGGCATATAGAAAGTAGAGAAAATAGAATTAATCACATGATAAGATTAAGAAATCTCCAAGATCAAACAAGTGGGTTTAATGCTTTTATTCCTTTAGTTTGGCAACAAGATAATAGTTTTATTACAGGTAAAAAGCCACTTGGCTCGGTGGAAATTTTAAAAACTTTAGCTATAGCAAGAATAGTGCTTGATAATATTAAAAATATCAAAGCTTATTGGGCAACTATGGGTATAAATTTAGCTATGGTGGCTCAAGATTTTGGCGCAAATGATTTAGATGGTACCATAGAAAAAGAAAGCATACAAAGTGCAGGTGGAGCAAAAAGTTCAAATGGCTTAAGTTTAAAAACCTTCATAGAGATGATTCAAAGTTCAGGTTATATAGCAATAGAGCGAGATAGTTTATATAATGAACTAAAAATTTATTAA
- the glmS gene encoding glutamine--fructose-6-phosphate transaminase (isomerizing) yields MCGIVGYIGTKEKKKIILEGLKELEYRGYDSAGIAVMKDGELDFFKAVGKLENLANKTANFNSDGFGLAIGHTRWATHGKPTEINAHPHLGQYSCVIHNGIIENYQELKTKLTQEGINFLSQTDTEVIVHLFEYHASNLEPFEAFKKTIAELKGAFAILLVSKKDPNTIYFAKNAVPLIIGKNGDENEYYFASSDAPLVSLVDKVAYLEDGDYGYVNLNECKICHDQAYIQPTFVALSQDKSYAQKDGYRFFMEKEIYEQSRVLGEVLMGRLQGEQIVFEDIDETLLQNIDEITLCACGTSYHAALSGAYLLERLAKIKTKVEVASEFRYREAIIGKNTLFIVISQSGETADTLEALKIAKTQGVKTLAICNVDNSNIVRLADISLLTRAGIEKGVASTKAFATQVATLWMLAIYLAQKANLDMSKEIKALRSLPSIVKVEQNLHEKVHRISKRYLHGHGFFFIGRDVFYPLALEGALKLKEISYLHAEGYPAGEMKHGPIALADSELFTVALMPQNCLYEKTKSNVEELAARDSTLLAISPLDFDLSDDFIKTSKQEHYMCEFFEMMVILQLLALEVSIRLGNDVDMPRNLAKSVTVE; encoded by the coding sequence ATGTGTGGAATAGTAGGTTATATAGGAACTAAAGAAAAGAAAAAAATCATATTAGAAGGTTTAAAAGAGCTTGAATATAGAGGTTATGATAGCGCCGGTATAGCAGTAATGAAAGATGGAGAATTAGACTTTTTTAAAGCGGTTGGAAAATTAGAAAATTTAGCTAATAAGACTGCTAATTTTAATAGTGATGGATTTGGGCTTGCTATAGGCCATACGCGTTGGGCAACTCATGGAAAACCAACCGAAATAAATGCGCATCCACATTTAGGACAATACTCTTGTGTAATACATAATGGAATCATAGAAAATTACCAAGAATTAAAAACAAAACTCACACAAGAAGGTATTAATTTTCTAAGTCAAACTGACACTGAAGTTATTGTACATTTATTTGAATATCATGCGAGTAATTTAGAGCCATTTGAAGCTTTTAAAAAGACTATAGCTGAACTAAAAGGTGCTTTTGCAATCTTACTTGTGAGTAAAAAAGATCCTAATACAATTTATTTTGCTAAAAATGCTGTACCACTCATCATCGGAAAAAATGGCGATGAAAATGAATATTATTTTGCATCAAGTGATGCACCTTTAGTTTCTTTAGTGGATAAAGTAGCTTATCTTGAAGATGGAGATTATGGATATGTTAATTTAAATGAATGCAAAATTTGTCATGATCAAGCTTATATACAACCTACTTTTGTGGCTTTAAGTCAAGATAAAAGTTATGCTCAAAAAGATGGTTATAGATTTTTCATGGAAAAAGAAATTTATGAGCAAAGTAGAGTTTTAGGCGAAGTTTTAATGGGACGATTACAAGGTGAGCAGATTGTTTTTGAAGATATAGATGAAACTCTTTTACAAAACATAGATGAAATCACACTTTGTGCTTGTGGTACAAGCTATCATGCAGCATTAAGTGGGGCTTATTTACTTGAAAGACTTGCAAAAATTAAAACTAAAGTTGAAGTAGCAAGTGAATTTAGATACAGAGAAGCTATTATAGGTAAAAATACTCTTTTTATAGTAATCTCTCAAAGCGGTGAAACAGCTGATACATTAGAAGCTTTAAAAATAGCAAAAACACAAGGAGTTAAAACTTTAGCAATATGTAATGTGGATAATTCTAACATCGTGCGTTTGGCTGATATATCTTTACTTACTAGAGCGGGCATTGAAAAAGGTGTAGCTTCAACTAAAGCATTTGCCACTCAAGTAGCAACTTTATGGATGCTTGCAATCTATCTTGCACAAAAAGCAAATTTAGATATGAGTAAAGAAATCAAAGCTCTAAGAAGCTTGCCAAGTATAGTTAAAGTTGAACAAAACTTACATGAAAAAGTACATAGAATTTCAAAAAGATACCTACATGGCCATGGCTTTTTCTTTATAGGAAGAGATGTATTTTATCCATTAGCACTAGAAGGAGCTTTAAAACTTAAAGAAATTTCATACTTACATGCTGAAGGCTATCCGGCAGGAGAGATGAAACATGGACCTATTGCTCTAGCAGATAGTGAGCTTTTTACCGTTGCATTAATGCCGCAAAATTGTCTTTATGAAAAAACAAAATCAAATGTAGAAGAATTAGCTGCAAGGGATTCTACTTTACTTGCTATCTCTCCACTTGATTTTGATTTAAGTGATGATTTTATAAAAACTTCAAAACAAGAGCACTATATGTGCGAATTTTTCGAAATGATGGTAATCTTACAACTTCTAGCTTTAGAAGTTTCTATAAGACTTGGCAATGATGTGGATATGCCAAGAAATCTAGCAAAAAGTGTTACAGTAGAATAA